CAAAATCTCCTCAATTCCTTGTGGGAGCTGGCTTGCCTGCGATACAGGCGGCTCGGTGTATCAGTTGCACCGTGTCGATGCCATCGCAGGTAAGCCAGCTCCTACATAAAGCATCAGCGACCGAGGTAAACCTCGATCACCCGCTCATTTTCCTGCACCTGTGCAAGCGAGCCCTCGGCCAGCACGCTGCCCTGGTGCAACACCGTCACATGGTCGGCAATTGCGCCGACAAAGCCCATGTCGTGCTCCACCACCATCAGCGAATGCTTGCCCGCCAGGCGCTTGAACAGCTCGGCGGTGAACTCGGTTTCGGCGTCGGTCATGCCGGCCACCGGTTCGTCCAGCAGCAACAGTTGCGGGTCTTGCATCAGCAACATGCCGATTTCCAGGAACTGCTTCTGGCCGTGGGACAGCAAGCCGGCCGGGCGATTGACCGAGGCGGTCAGGCGGATGGTGTCGAGGACTTCACTGATGCGGTCTTTCTGCTCGCCACTCAAGCGCGCCCGCAGGCTGGCCCACACTGACTTGTCGGTCTTTTGCGCCAGTTCCAGGTTTTCGAACACGCTCAAGGCTTCGAATACCGTGGGTTTCTGGAACTTGCGACCGATGCCGGCCTGGGCGATCTGCACTTCGCTCATGCTGGTCAGGTCCAGGGTTTCGCCGAACCAGGCCTTGCCGTGGCTGGGCCGGGTCTTGCCGGTGATCACGTCCATCAGCGTGGTCTTGCCCGCGCCGTTGGGGCCGATGATGCAGCGCAATTCGCCGACGCCGATGTACAGGTTCAGGTCGTTCAACGCCTTGAAACCATCGAAGCTGACGCTGATGTCTTCCAGGGTCAAAATCGTACCGTGGCGAGTGTTGAGGCCCGTGCCGGCGACTTGCCCCAGGCCAATGGCATCGCGGCTGGTGCCTTGGTCTTTGTTCGGTTCAAGGATAGGTTCGAGCATAAATTCGGCCGTCGCGGTGATTCTCATTGGTCGCCCCTTTTCTTCAGCAGGCCGATCACACCCTTGGGCAAGTACAGGGTGACGATGATGAACAGCGCACCGAGGAAGAACAGCCAGTATTCAGGAAAGGCCACGGTGAACCAGCTCTTCATGCCGTTGACCACACCGGCGCCCAGCAGCGGGCCGATCAATGTTCCGCGACCGCCGAGCGCCACCCACACCGCCGCTTCAATGGAGTTGGTCGGCGACATTTCGCTGGGGTTGATGATGCCCACTTGCGGCACATACAGCGCACCCGCCAAGCCGCACAACACCGCGCTCAACACCCATACAAACAGCTTGAACCCACGTGGGTCATAGCCGCAGAACATCAGGCGGTTTTCCGCGTCCCGCAGCGCCGTCAGCACCCGCCCGAACTTGCTCTGCGCCAGGCGCCAGCCGATGTACAGGCTGGCCACCAGCAACGCCACGGTGGCTACAAACAGCACCGCCCGGGTGCCCGGTTCGGTGATGCCAAAGCCGAGGATGCTACGGAAATTGGTAAAGCCGTTATTGCCGCCAAACCCGGTCTCGTTACGGAAGAACAACAGCATCCCGGCAAACGTCAGGGCCTGGGTCATGATCGAGAAGTACACGCCCTTGATCCGCGAGCGGAAGGCGAAGAACCCGAACACCAGCGCCAGCAAACCCGGTGCCAATACCACCAGGCACATGGCCCAGAGGAAGTAGCTGGTGCCGGTCCAGTACCAAGGCAATTCGGTCCACGACAAAAAGGTCATGAACGCCGGCAGCTCGTCACCCGAGGCCTGACGCATCAGGTACATGCCCATGGCATAGCCGCCCAGCGCAAAGAACAAGCCGTGGCCGAGGGACAACATGCCGGCGTAACCCCACACCAGGTCCAGCGCCAGGGCGACGATGGCGTAGCACAGGACCTTGCCCACCAGCGTCAGGGTGTAGGCAGAAACGTGCAGCGGATTTTCCGGTGACAACAGGGAAAACAATGGCAGCGCCAGCAGCAGGATCAGGATCACTGCACCGACCGCGACGGTCACCTTGGGGCCGGCCTTTTGTGCGGCCGTGAGCATCAATGGCTGGTTCATCAGTCGATCACCCGTCCTTTCAGTGCGAAGAGTCCTTGCGGGCGTTTCTGGATGAACAGAATGATCAGCGCGAGGATCAGGATCTTGCCGAGTACGGCACCGATTTGCGGTTCGAGAATCTTGTTGGCTATCCCTAAGCCGAAGGCGGCCATGACGCTACCGGCCAGTTGGCCGACGCCGCCGAGTACCACCACCAGGAACGAGTCGATGATGTAGCTCTGGCCGAGGTCCGGGCCGACGTTGCCGATCTGGCTCAAGGCAACGCCGCCCAGGCCGGCGATGCCGGAGCCCAGGCCAAACGCGAGCATGTCTACGCGCCCGGTGGGCACGCCGCAGCAGGCGGCCATGTTGCGGTTCTGGGTGACGGCCCGCACGTTGAGCCCCAGGCGCGTCTTGTTCAGCAGCAGCCAGGTCAGCACTACCACGCACAGCGCGAAGACGATGATCACGATGCGGTTGTACGGCAGTACAAGGTTGGGCAACACCTGGATCCCGCCGGACAGCCACTCGGGGTTGGCCACTTCAACGTTCTGCGCACCGAACACCAGGCGCACCAGTTGGATCAGCATCAGGCTGATGCCCCAGGTGGCGAGCAGGGTTTCCAGCGGGCGGCCATACAGGTGACGAATCACCGTGCGTTCCAGTGCCATGCCGATGGCCGCGGTGACAAAAAACGCCACCGGCAATGCGATCAGCGGGTAGAACTCGATAGCCTGGGGCACGTAGCGCTGCATCATCAACTGCACCACGTAGGTGGAGTAGGCGCCGAGCATCAGCATTTCGCCGTGGGCCATGTTGATCACGCCGAGCAAGCCGAAAGTGATCGCCAGGCCGAGCGCGGCCAGTAGCAGGATCGAGCCCAGGGACATGCCGCTGAAGGCCTGGCCGAGGATCTCGCCGATCAGCAGTTTGCGTTTGACCTGGGCCAGGCTGGTCTCGGCGGCGGTGTGCACCGTGGCGTCGGCTTCGACGCCGGGGGCGAGCAAGGCTTCCAGGCGAGTACGGGCCAATGGGTCGCCGGTGCCGCCGAGCAAGCGCACGGCAGCCAGGCGTACGGCCGGGTCGGTGTCTACCAGTTGCAGGTTGGCCAGGGCCAGGCTCAAGGCGACGTGCACGTCGTCATTGGTTTCGCCGGCGAGCTGTTGGTCGAGGAATTTCAGCTGCGCAGGTTGTGCGCTTTTTTGCAGCGTGAGGGCTGCGGCGAGGCGCACCTTGGGGTCAGCGGCGAGCAGTTCCTGGCTGGCTTGCACGTTGTCGATCAGGCCGCGCAGGCGGTTGTTCAGGCGTACGGTCTTGGTTTCGCCGTTGACGCTGATCTGGCCTTGTTGCAGGGCGTCCACCAGCTCGATGCGTGCCGGGTCAGGCTGGGCGGCCCAGTCCTGGAGCAGCTTGGCTTGTTGCATCGGGTTGGCGGCAAGGAAGTCTTCGGCGTCGCTGGCGTGTGCGGCGAAGGGCAGCAACAGCAGGGCGGCGAGGATGAAGCGGTGGAGGGCAGTGGGCATATTCTTGGGCCTTGCTCGAACAAATGTGGGAGCTGGCTTGCCTGCGATAGCGGTGCATCAGACCTATCGAGGTATCCGCATCGCAGGCAAGCCAGCTCCTACAGGGTTTGTGTCGGCATCTCAGATGCCGACACCCCTTGGATCAGTTGCTCTTGACGGCGTAATCCGGCTTCTTGTCATTCCCCGGAATGTACGGGCTCCACGGCTGCGCGCGGATCGGTTCCTGGGTCTGCCACACCACCGAGAACTGCCCATCGGCCTGGATCTCACCGATCATCACCGGCTTGTGCAGGTGGTGGTTGGTCTTGTCCATGGTCAGGGTGAAGCCGGACGGTGCGGCAAAGGTTTGCCCAGCCATGGCTTCACGCACTTTGTCGACGTCGGTGGACTTGGCTTTCTCAACCGCCTGCGCCCACATGTGGATGCCCACGTAGGTGGCTTCCATCGGGTCGTTGGTCACGGCTTTATCCGCGCCCGGCAGGTTGTGGGCCTTGGCGTAGGCTTTCCAGTCGGCCACGAATTTCTTGTTCACCGGGTTCTCCACCGACTGGAAGTAGTTCCAGGCAGCGAGGTTGCCCACCAGCGGCTTGGTGTCGATGCCGCGCAGTTCTTCTTCACCCACAGAGAAGGCGACAACCGGAACGTCGGTGGCTTTCAGGCCCTGGTTGGCCAGCTCTTTGTAGAACGGCACGTTGGAGTCGCCATTCACGGTGGAGATCACGGCGGTCTTGCCACCGGCCGAGAATTTTTTGATGTTGGCCACAATGGTCTGGTAGTCGGCATGGCCGAACGGGGTATAGACCTCTTCGATGTCTTTGTCCGCTACGCCTTTGGAATGCAGGAACGAACGCAAAATCTTGTTGGTGGTGCGCGGGTACACATAGTCGGTGCCCAGCAGGAAGAAGCGCTTGGCGCCGCCGCCTTCTTCGCTCATCAAGTATTCCACCGCCGGGATCGCCTGCTGGTTGGGCGCCGCACCGGTATAGAACACGTTCGGCGACATCTCTTCGCCTTCGTATTGCACCGGGTAGAACAGCAAACCGTTGAGCTCTTCGAACACCGGCAATACCGATTTACGCGAGACCGATGTCCAGCAGCCGAACACCACGGCAACCTTGTCCTGGGTCAGCAACTGGCGGCCTTTTTCCGCGAACAGCGGCCAGTTCGAGGCGGGGTCGACCACCACCGGTTCGAGCATCTTGCCGTTCACGCCGCCCTTGGCGTTGATCTCGTCGATGGTCATCAACGCCATGTCTTTAAGCGAGGTCTCGGAGATGGCCATGGTCCCGGACAGCGAGTGCAGGATGCCGACCTTGATGGTCTCGGCGGCCTGTACGGTCCAGGTCATGCCCATGGCGGCGATGGACGCCGACAGTGTGAAAGCCTTGATCAAGCTGCGACGCTTCATTGTGCAATCTCCATGACTCAATGGTGTGATGCAGGAGTGATTGCAAAGGCTGTGCCGAGGCGCGCAATCGTGGTGCACCGGCGCGAGGCTTGGGTCAACGGTGTGCCTGTCGCACCAGTACGGCGCCTTTGGTGCAGGTGCGTGCACGCTTTCGCACCTTAAAGGTGCCGGTACTTACCTACCGCCGCTACGCCTTGATGGGCGCTGAGAATGGACACTGACGATGCCCATCCAAGGAGTTTTCATGGCGATCCGATTATCCCGCGAACTACGTGCTGCCCAAGCCCACCGCGGCGCGGCGCGCCTGCCGCCCCTCAGCGCGGCGTTTGTGCACGAGGCGGATGCCGCCTACTGGGCGCACCGCAAGATAGGGGCGCGCCGCGACCGCGAGTACGGCGGCGTGATTGTGAAAAACCCCGACGGGCTGTACTTCGCCACCGAGCCGGTACCCGGGGATGCGATGCAATTTGACCTGTTCAAAGTGCTCGCCGTCAGCCCGGAGGGTTACTACCAGCACCCCAGGGGCTACACCTGCGTGGCCAGCTATCACTCCCATCCTTCCCAGCATGAGCGGATTGAGCAGCGCAACCGCTCGTTTGATACGCGGATGGTCAAGGCTTTTTTGGGTTTCTTTTCAAATACGGACTTTACCCACGACGTGGATGACCGGGCGTTTTTCCCGGCGGCCTATCTTTCCGGGCCCGACGGTTCGCTGCTGCGTTATGCGCCCAGCGGGTCCGACGCCGAACGCAGTTTTGCCTTATGGATCCGGGCAGGAAAACCGGCGCGCAATCCTGTGGGGGTCTATGGCCCGTTCAGCGACCTGGTAAAAAAAGTCTCGACCTTGGGCGAGTTGAACCTGGTGGTTCCAACCGCGCTATGGGGTGGCTCCCACGGCAACGTACCGGCTGACTGGGTGGTGTTTGAACCCTTCAGTTCCACTGCGTTGACGGGCATGCCACTGTTTACGCCCGTGCAGGACCAGGCCGCCAAGGCCATTCGCCTTGCCCGGGCAGATGGCCCCGAGGCAGGCGTGGTGCTCAAGGCCCATGGCAAGGAGCAGTACATCGCCACACTGGGGCGCCCAATGGACCCGCGGCGTGCGTACATGCCGCAGTTGTTTGCACTGGGCAAGCACGACAAACCGCTATTGCCCGACGGTTATGAGCTGCTGGGGTTGCTGACGCCCGGCGACGTCCCTTCCTCTGCGCTGCCGCCTCAAGAGGCCTGGCTGTATCAAAATTTCTTCGCGCCCCGGGACCTGGCTTTGGGTATTCACCAACTCAGAACATCGGGATTGTTGAACCCGGAAATTGGCTTGTCGATCTACCATCCCTGTATCGAGCGGACATTGCTCAACTATCGCTGTTCCTTCGGCGAGGCCGAAACCGCGTTGTTCAGGGTTGATGCCGACGGTACCGTGACGGATAACGGGTTCGACACGGC
This genomic window from Pseudomonas sp. Bout1 contains:
- the urtD gene encoding urea ABC transporter ATP-binding protein UrtD, which translates into the protein MRITATAEFMLEPILEPNKDQGTSRDAIGLGQVAGTGLNTRHGTILTLEDISVSFDGFKALNDLNLYIGVGELRCIIGPNGAGKTTLMDVITGKTRPSHGKAWFGETLDLTSMSEVQIAQAGIGRKFQKPTVFEALSVFENLELAQKTDKSVWASLRARLSGEQKDRISEVLDTIRLTASVNRPAGLLSHGQKQFLEIGMLLMQDPQLLLLDEPVAGMTDAETEFTAELFKRLAGKHSLMVVEHDMGFVGAIADHVTVLHQGSVLAEGSLAQVQENERVIEVYLGR
- the urtC gene encoding urea ABC transporter permease subunit UrtC, encoding MNQPLMLTAAQKAGPKVTVAVGAVILILLLALPLFSLLSPENPLHVSAYTLTLVGKVLCYAIVALALDLVWGYAGMLSLGHGLFFALGGYAMGMYLMRQASGDELPAFMTFLSWTELPWYWTGTSYFLWAMCLVVLAPGLLALVFGFFAFRSRIKGVYFSIMTQALTFAGMLLFFRNETGFGGNNGFTNFRSILGFGITEPGTRAVLFVATVALLVASLYIGWRLAQSKFGRVLTALRDAENRLMFCGYDPRGFKLFVWVLSAVLCGLAGALYVPQVGIINPSEMSPTNSIEAAVWVALGGRGTLIGPLLGAGVVNGMKSWFTVAFPEYWLFFLGALFIIVTLYLPKGVIGLLKKRGDQ
- the urtB gene encoding urea ABC transporter permease subunit UrtB, producing the protein MPTALHRFILAALLLLPFAAHASDAEDFLAANPMQQAKLLQDWAAQPDPARIELVDALQQGQISVNGETKTVRLNNRLRGLIDNVQASQELLAADPKVRLAAALTLQKSAQPAQLKFLDQQLAGETNDDVHVALSLALANLQLVDTDPAVRLAAVRLLGGTGDPLARTRLEALLAPGVEADATVHTAAETSLAQVKRKLLIGEILGQAFSGMSLGSILLLAALGLAITFGLLGVINMAHGEMLMLGAYSTYVVQLMMQRYVPQAIEFYPLIALPVAFFVTAAIGMALERTVIRHLYGRPLETLLATWGISLMLIQLVRLVFGAQNVEVANPEWLSGGIQVLPNLVLPYNRIVIIVFALCVVVLTWLLLNKTRLGLNVRAVTQNRNMAACCGVPTGRVDMLAFGLGSGIAGLGGVALSQIGNVGPDLGQSYIIDSFLVVVLGGVGQLAGSVMAAFGLGIANKILEPQIGAVLGKILILALIILFIQKRPQGLFALKGRVID
- the urtA gene encoding urea ABC transporter substrate-binding protein, yielding MKRRSLIKAFTLSASIAAMGMTWTVQAAETIKVGILHSLSGTMAISETSLKDMALMTIDEINAKGGVNGKMLEPVVVDPASNWPLFAEKGRQLLTQDKVAVVFGCWTSVSRKSVLPVFEELNGLLFYPVQYEGEEMSPNVFYTGAAPNQQAIPAVEYLMSEEGGGAKRFFLLGTDYVYPRTTNKILRSFLHSKGVADKDIEEVYTPFGHADYQTIVANIKKFSAGGKTAVISTVNGDSNVPFYKELANQGLKATDVPVVAFSVGEEELRGIDTKPLVGNLAAWNYFQSVENPVNKKFVADWKAYAKAHNLPGADKAVTNDPMEATYVGIHMWAQAVEKAKSTDVDKVREAMAGQTFAAPSGFTLTMDKTNHHLHKPVMIGEIQADGQFSVVWQTQEPIRAQPWSPYIPGNDKKPDYAVKSN